From a region of the Odoribacter splanchnicus DSM 20712 genome:
- a CDS encoding DUF4595 domain-containing protein, whose protein sequence is MVVCLFSACNDDDDDKIPQGPAITYAGKLPSRIGDYTFVYDDNNRCTQVKNNSYVYGEIDYDKGVVIMDDEEAKVSFNSDGYVTGISASWNYNEDGYSYKGSGKISFSYNGNGQLVSYTESSSESGKEDGESFSSQGSYKATYTWKDGNLIKVVTKEESTEDGEKYEYGSTCTIEYGEEKNELGQYTLGQAKVLDMEDADVFALVGMLGKASAYFPVSYTEEYYEKDSEQNYENEYSENMTYVLNTDKTIKTEYINGSPYSYSYVAIDNDSDNLKVRSLLPSDKKNLNLRSFFIRHHGRK, encoded by the coding sequence ATGGTAGTGTGCTTATTTTCAGCTTGTAACGATGATGATGATGACAAAATCCCACAAGGGCCGGCAATCACATACGCCGGAAAGTTACCTTCCCGTATCGGGGATTACACTTTCGTGTACGATGATAACAATCGTTGCACTCAAGTTAAAAATAATTCTTACGTGTATGGCGAGATCGATTATGACAAGGGAGTTGTGATTATGGATGATGAAGAAGCCAAAGTGTCGTTTAACAGTGACGGATACGTCACAGGCATCAGCGCATCCTGGAATTATAATGAGGATGGTTACAGCTATAAAGGTAGCGGTAAGATTTCATTTTCATACAACGGAAACGGTCAGTTAGTATCTTATACAGAATCTTCCAGCGAGAGTGGGAAAGAGGATGGGGAAAGCTTTTCTTCTCAAGGAAGCTACAAGGCGACTTACACCTGGAAAGATGGAAACCTGATCAAGGTAGTTACCAAGGAAGAAAGTACAGAAGATGGAGAAAAATATGAATACGGTTCTACTTGTACAATCGAGTATGGGGAAGAGAAGAATGAACTGGGACAATATACTTTGGGACAGGCAAAGGTCCTTGATATGGAGGATGCCGATGTTTTTGCGTTAGTCGGTATGCTAGGGAAGGCATCGGCTTATTTCCCGGTTTCGTATACGGAGGAATATTACGAGAAAGATTCGGAACAAAATTACGAAAACGAATATAGCGAAAACATGACATACGTTTTAAATACGGATAAAACCATTAAAACGGAATATATCAATGGCTCTCCGTACTCTTATTCCTATGTTGCAATTGATAATGATAGTGATAATCTCAAAGTACGGTCTTTACTCCCTTCTGATAAAAAGAATTTGAACTTACGCTCATTCTTTATCCGTCATCACGGAAGAAAATAA
- the trmD gene encoding tRNA (guanosine(37)-N1)-methyltransferase TrmD, which translates to MRIDILSVVPELLVSPLNHSIIKRAQDKGIVEIHIHNVRDWSKDKFRKVDDYPFGGEAGLVMMIQPVFDCINELTSQRQYDEIIYTAPDAPTFNQKMANELSLKENIMILCGHYKGIDQRIRDYLVTREISVGDYVLTGGELPACIMTDAIVRLIPGAMNDESSALSDSFQDDLLAPPVYTRPAEFNGWRVPDILLSGNHAKIREWQEKVAYERTKTLRPDLLGEQGDF; encoded by the coding sequence ATGCGTATCGATATATTAAGTGTGGTGCCTGAATTACTGGTGAGTCCGTTGAACCATTCGATTATCAAGCGGGCGCAGGATAAGGGAATTGTAGAGATTCATATTCACAATGTCCGGGATTGGTCGAAAGATAAGTTCCGGAAGGTAGACGATTACCCTTTCGGGGGAGAAGCGGGGTTGGTGATGATGATTCAACCGGTATTCGATTGTATTAACGAGCTGACTTCACAGAGGCAGTATGATGAGATTATCTATACAGCTCCGGATGCTCCGACCTTTAATCAGAAAATGGCGAACGAATTGTCTTTGAAGGAGAACATCATGATTTTGTGCGGTCACTATAAAGGGATCGACCAGCGTATACGGGATTATCTCGTGACCAGGGAAATATCGGTGGGGGATTATGTCCTGACGGGAGGAGAATTGCCTGCCTGCATTATGACGGATGCGATCGTAAGGTTGATTCCCGGGGCGATGAACGATGAGAGTTCGGCTTTGAGCGATTCTTTTCAGGATGATCTGTTAGCACCTCCTGTATATACTCGTCCTGCGGAATTCAACGGTTGGCGGGTTCCTGATATCCTGCTGTCCGGTAATCATGCTAAAATACGGGAATGGCAGGAGAAGGTCGCTTATGAACGGACGAAAACATTGCGTCCTGATTTACTCGGGGAGCAAGGAGATTTTTGA
- the rpsA gene encoding 30S ribosomal protein S1, whose protein sequence is MQVEAAEKAAKKVAPVTTAEPEENFDWDAYENDAVVPASEKDALTQKYAETLSKVGEKEVVEGTVISMNKREVVVNIGYKSDGIISLNEFRYNPELKVGDKVEVYVETQEDKKGQLTLSHKQARALRSWDRVNEALEKDEIIKGFVKCRTKGGMIVDVFGIEAFLPGSQIDVKPIRDYDVYVGKTMEFKVVKINQEFKNVVVSHKALIEAELEQQKKDIISKLEKGQVLEGTVKNITSYGVFIDLGGVDGLIHITDLSWGRVNHPNEIVTLDQKLNVVILDFDDEKKRIALGLKQLTPHPWDALSADLKVGDTVKGKVVVMADYGAFVEIAPGVEGLIHVSEMSWSQHLRSAQDFMKVGDEVEAVVLTLDRDERKMSLGIKQLKSDPWQNIEEKYGVGTKHTATVRNFTNFGVFVEIEEGVDGLIHISDLSWTKKVKHPAEFTQIGAPIEVVVLEIDKENRRLSLGHKQLEENPWDVFETIFTVDSVHEGTITEIFDKGAVVALPYGVEGFATPRHLVKEDGSQAKVDEKLEFKVIEFNKAAKRIIVSHSRVFEDAQKSEEKAKKNAEEKSTKKAVKQVKEKLEKTTLGDITELAALKEQMTADAAAAKEENKD, encoded by the coding sequence ATGCAGGTGGAAGCTGCAGAAAAAGCCGCAAAGAAAGTAGCTCCGGTAACAACCGCTGAGCCGGAAGAAAATTTTGATTGGGATGCCTATGAAAACGACGCCGTGGTACCGGCATCCGAAAAAGATGCGTTAACTCAAAAATACGCAGAAACTCTTTCTAAAGTAGGAGAGAAAGAAGTTGTTGAGGGAACCGTAATCTCTATGAACAAAAGAGAGGTTGTGGTGAATATCGGCTACAAATCTGACGGTATCATCTCATTGAACGAATTCCGTTACAATCCGGAACTGAAAGTGGGAGATAAAGTAGAAGTTTATGTAGAAACTCAGGAAGACAAAAAAGGTCAGTTGACCCTTTCACACAAACAGGCTCGTGCTCTGCGCAGCTGGGATCGTGTGAACGAAGCGTTGGAAAAAGACGAAATCATCAAAGGTTTTGTTAAATGTCGTACCAAGGGCGGTATGATCGTTGACGTATTCGGTATCGAAGCCTTCTTACCGGGTTCTCAGATCGACGTTAAACCGATCCGTGATTACGATGTATATGTCGGTAAAACAATGGAATTCAAAGTGGTTAAAATCAACCAGGAATTCAAAAACGTTGTTGTATCACACAAAGCTCTTATCGAAGCTGAACTCGAACAGCAGAAGAAAGACATTATTTCTAAACTGGAAAAAGGACAGGTACTTGAAGGAACTGTTAAAAATATCACTTCTTACGGTGTATTCATCGACCTCGGTGGCGTAGACGGATTGATCCACATCACCGACCTGTCATGGGGCCGTGTAAATCATCCGAACGAAATTGTGACGCTCGATCAGAAACTGAACGTGGTTATTCTGGACTTCGATGATGAGAAGAAACGTATCGCTTTAGGTCTGAAACAATTGACTCCACATCCTTGGGATGCTCTGAGTGCTGACCTGAAAGTAGGGGATACTGTAAAAGGTAAAGTAGTGGTTATGGCTGATTACGGTGCATTTGTCGAAATTGCTCCGGGGGTTGAAGGGCTGATCCACGTTTCTGAAATGTCATGGTCTCAGCACCTGCGTTCTGCTCAGGATTTCATGAAAGTGGGAGATGAAGTAGAAGCAGTTGTATTGACCTTGGACCGTGACGAACGGAAAATGTCTTTGGGTATCAAACAGCTGAAGTCTGATCCGTGGCAAAATATTGAAGAGAAGTACGGTGTAGGTACCAAACATACCGCTACTGTACGCAACTTCACGAACTTCGGTGTATTTGTAGAAATCGAAGAAGGGGTTGACGGATTGATTCATATCTCCGATCTGTCCTGGACGAAGAAAGTAAAACATCCGGCAGAATTTACTCAGATCGGTGCTCCGATTGAAGTAGTTGTATTGGAAATCGATAAAGAAAACCGTCGCTTGAGCTTAGGCCACAAACAATTGGAAGAAAACCCATGGGATGTATTCGAAACGATCTTCACCGTTGATTCTGTACACGAAGGTACGATTACCGAAATTTTCGATAAGGGTGCTGTAGTTGCATTACCTTATGGTGTTGAAGGATTCGCTACTCCCCGCCACTTAGTGAAAGAAGACGGAAGTCAGGCTAAAGTGGATGAAAAATTGGAATTCAAAGTGATCGAATTCAACAAGGCCGCTAAACGGATCATCGTTTCTCATTCACGTGTATTCGAAGATGCTCAGAAATCAGAAGAGAAAGCAAAGAAGAACGCTGAAGAGAAATCTACTAAAAAAGCGGTTAAACAGGTGAAAGAAAAATTGGAAAAAACCACTTTGGGAGATATCACCGAGTTAGCTGCTTTGAAAGAACAGATGACTGCCGATGCAGCTGCTGCTAAAGAAGAGAACAAAGATTAA
- a CDS encoding ribonuclease Z yields MKFELTILGSGSSIPTSNRNSAAQVLHVLGRYFLIDCAEATQHQLRRFHVPYNKINHIFISHLHGDHFFGLIGFLSTLSLQGRRGEMHIYAEPRLQELIGCQMKILHSRFTFPLFFHALSRREEVIYEDKVVTVTAFPLKHHYDTPVSGFLFREKERERTILKDRTAAWNVPIAFMQYLKRGEDFITPEGEIVANELLTVAPPPARSFAYMTDTLFRERFADYVRGVDLLYHEATYMNADAVLAKESYHSTTGQAARIAELAGVGKLLLGHFSARYTECSELLAEAREVFPNTFLCSDGDLFEVPAVKRRS; encoded by the coding sequence ATGAAGTTTGAATTAACGATATTGGGAAGCGGGTCATCCATTCCTACTTCCAATAGAAACTCTGCCGCTCAGGTACTTCATGTACTTGGGCGGTATTTTCTTATCGATTGTGCCGAAGCTACCCAACATCAGCTCAGGCGTTTTCATGTACCTTATAATAAGATCAATCACATCTTTATTTCTCATCTCCATGGAGATCATTTTTTTGGATTGATCGGTTTTTTATCCACTCTTTCTTTACAAGGCAGACGGGGAGAAATGCACATTTATGCAGAACCGCGTTTACAGGAACTGATCGGGTGCCAGATGAAAATCTTGCATAGCCGTTTCACTTTTCCTTTGTTTTTTCATGCCTTATCCCGCCGCGAAGAGGTGATTTATGAAGATAAAGTGGTTACTGTGACGGCTTTCCCGTTGAAACATCATTATGACACACCCGTTAGTGGGTTTCTTTTCCGGGAAAAAGAACGCGAAAGGACTATCCTGAAAGATCGGACTGCGGCCTGGAACGTACCGATAGCATTTATGCAATACCTGAAACGAGGGGAAGATTTTATAACTCCGGAGGGGGAGATTGTGGCTAACGAACTTTTGACGGTAGCACCGCCACCGGCCCGTTCCTTCGCTTATATGACAGATACTTTGTTTCGGGAGCGTTTTGCCGATTATGTCAGGGGGGTGGATTTACTCTATCACGAAGCGACCTATATGAATGCTGATGCTGTTTTAGCAAAAGAAAGTTATCACAGTACTACGGGGCAAGCAGCCCGTATTGCTGAGTTAGCCGGAGTCGGAAAATTATTATTGGGTCATTTTTCGGCCCGTTATACAGAATGCTCGGAACTTTTGGCTGAAGCACGGGAAGTCTTTCCCAACACTTTTTTGTGTTCTGACGGAGATCTTTTTGAAGTGCCTGCTGTAAAAAGAAGAAGCTGA
- a CDS encoding glycoside hydrolase family 76 protein, producing MRTCALFLLGAWMCCVACTSEQNSKVNINVVRADSLLNQVLALYEVKEYGLLLENYPPKENERATYLADETQQKTNQRVSYLWPYSGMVSGCVSLYKTTGDEKYKQLLENRILPGLEKYWDGKREPYCYQSYPMQFGYSDRYYDDNDWLAIDLCDYYALTKDPAVLERAKELHRYIYSGWDEVLGGGIYWCEQKKLSKNTCSNAPATVLCMKLYNLTSDPDYLDLAKKTYRWTKENLCDPSDGVYWDNINLEGNIAKQKYTYNSGQMIQAGVLLFQATGDSTYLKDAQVTAKGAHGYFRKMQPVQGGEAMFYTSSPWFNVILFRGLKALYEVDKNPVYVKAMMENTDYAWKETRDEHGLLNGDWSGNHKDEHKWLLNNACMVEMYSEAAQLDW from the coding sequence ATGAGAACATGTGCTTTATTTCTGTTAGGGGCATGGATGTGTTGTGTGGCCTGTACCTCTGAACAAAATTCGAAGGTGAATATTAATGTTGTACGTGCCGATTCGTTATTGAATCAGGTGCTGGCTCTTTATGAAGTGAAAGAATATGGGTTATTGCTGGAGAATTATCCTCCGAAAGAAAACGAACGAGCGACCTATCTGGCCGATGAGACACAGCAGAAAACCAATCAAAGAGTCTCTTATCTTTGGCCGTATTCCGGTATGGTATCCGGTTGTGTTTCGCTGTATAAGACTACAGGAGATGAAAAGTATAAACAATTGTTGGAAAATCGTATACTACCTGGGTTGGAGAAATATTGGGACGGTAAACGGGAACCCTATTGTTACCAGTCTTATCCGATGCAATTCGGGTATAGTGACCGTTATTATGATGATAATGACTGGTTGGCTATCGACCTTTGTGATTATTATGCTTTGACGAAAGATCCGGCGGTTTTGGAAAGAGCGAAAGAGCTACACCGGTATATTTACAGCGGCTGGGATGAAGTATTAGGAGGAGGGATTTATTGGTGTGAACAGAAGAAATTGTCTAAGAACACTTGTTCGAATGCACCTGCTACGGTCTTATGTATGAAATTGTATAACCTGACTTCCGATCCTGATTATCTCGATCTGGCCAAGAAGACTTATCGATGGACCAAAGAAAATTTATGTGATCCCTCGGATGGTGTGTATTGGGATAATATTAATCTGGAAGGGAATATAGCTAAGCAGAAATATACCTATAATAGCGGGCAAATGATTCAGGCCGGCGTGTTATTGTTCCAGGCGACCGGTGACAGCACCTATTTGAAAGATGCTCAGGTGACGGCAAAAGGAGCTCACGGATATTTTCGGAAAATGCAGCCTGTTCAGGGGGGAGAAGCGATGTTTTATACCAGTTCGCCTTGGTTCAATGTGATCCTGTTCCGGGGATTAAAAGCTTTGTATGAAGTGGATAAAAATCCGGTATATGTAAAGGCGATGATGGAAAATACAGATTATGCCTGGAAAGAGACCCGGGATGAACATGGACTGTTGAATGGAGATTGGTCGGGTAATCACAAAGACGAACACAAATGGTTGCTGAATAATGCCTGTATGGTAGAAATGTATTCGGAAGCGGCTCAGCTTGACTGGTGA
- a CDS encoding RNA polymerase sigma factor has protein sequence MELFELDINALSKGKKEAFFILYKKFFVALCLFAQKFSIGKEAAEDIVQEIFYKLYEERQIFHNILTLQSYLYSSVKNSCLNYIRDEKRRKLRESYYCDEIYNNDTTFINDVIENEVYRELYQLLDELPPQCRVIFERVLQGETSETIAKSMHLSIETVKTQRKKAKHILRERYKLLFNIIGIFL, from the coding sequence ATGGAACTATTTGAATTAGATATTAACGCTTTATCCAAAGGTAAAAAAGAAGCTTTTTTCATATTGTACAAAAAATTCTTCGTTGCTTTGTGCCTCTTCGCTCAGAAATTTTCCATTGGGAAGGAGGCAGCAGAAGATATTGTACAAGAAATATTCTATAAGCTGTACGAAGAACGCCAGATATTCCATAATATTCTTACACTACAATCATACTTATATTCTTCTGTTAAAAATAGTTGTCTGAATTACATTCGTGATGAAAAAAGACGAAAACTCCGTGAAAGTTATTACTGTGACGAAATTTATAATAATGACACTACATTTATTAACGACGTTATCGAAAACGAAGTGTACCGAGAATTATATCAACTTCTAGATGAACTACCACCACAATGCAGAGTAATCTTTGAGAGAGTCCTGCAAGGAGAAACTTCAGAAACAATAGCCAAATCCATGCACCTGTCCATTGAGACTGTTAAGACTCAACGGAAAAAAGCCAAACATATACTAAGAGAACGTTACAAATTATTATTCAATATTATCGGAATCTTTCTATAA
- a CDS encoding FecR family protein, producing the protein MEIYLKISKLLLAHKTQNISAQETEELLAWRQEKTENEELFQKISQADGFEQFRQQYEEYDFTPKFLLLEQKIKQEKRKRIIKRLSYAAILLPFIFAIWEIIQFQNQGTTPTEYSSIAPGSSKAILTIGKDKTIYIERDSNINIHKIDSNVFIQHNTLQYKKTAQATDNEIHKLNIPRGGEFFVCLSDGTKVWLNSESELKYASEFVGEERRVYLTGEAYFEVAHNPNKPFFVESKNLQIQVLGTSFGVRVYKDEDYALTTLEEGQVNIHTATSSVTLKPGEQAKLHDNEITVNKVNTCSYTAWRNGKYIFINEPLGNIMKTLARWYDINIFYTSSKLEQIQFTGELIRYKNIEELLSKFEILEKVKFEIRNNTVTIKEYKKGRDCW; encoded by the coding sequence GTGGAAATATACCTAAAAATCTCAAAATTGCTTCTTGCACACAAAACTCAAAACATCAGTGCGCAAGAAACAGAGGAATTGTTAGCTTGGCGACAAGAGAAAACTGAAAACGAAGAACTTTTTCAAAAAATCAGCCAGGCAGATGGCTTTGAACAATTCCGCCAGCAATACGAAGAGTACGATTTTACTCCAAAATTCCTTTTGTTAGAGCAAAAAATCAAACAAGAAAAACGTAAAAGAATTATCAAACGTTTATCCTATGCTGCTATCCTGCTTCCCTTCATATTTGCAATATGGGAAATTATCCAATTTCAAAATCAAGGAACTACCCCAACAGAATACTCATCGATTGCTCCAGGTAGTTCCAAAGCTATTTTAACCATTGGTAAAGACAAAACCATTTACATTGAAAGAGATTCCAATATAAATATACATAAAATTGACTCTAACGTTTTTATTCAACACAACACATTACAATATAAAAAAACAGCACAAGCAACCGACAACGAGATACATAAATTAAACATTCCCAGAGGAGGAGAATTCTTTGTCTGCCTATCAGATGGAACAAAAGTATGGCTAAATTCCGAGAGTGAATTAAAATATGCCTCCGAATTTGTAGGGGAAGAACGGCGCGTATATTTAACCGGAGAAGCCTATTTTGAAGTTGCTCATAATCCTAACAAACCTTTTTTTGTAGAGTCAAAAAATTTACAGATTCAAGTATTAGGAACCTCTTTTGGAGTCAGAGTATACAAAGACGAGGATTATGCCCTCACAACTCTGGAAGAAGGGCAGGTCAATATCCATACAGCAACTTCATCTGTAACCTTAAAGCCTGGAGAACAGGCAAAACTTCATGATAATGAAATTACGGTCAATAAAGTTAATACCTGTTCATACACCGCATGGAGAAATGGGAAATATATTTTCATCAACGAACCATTAGGGAATATCATGAAAACCTTGGCACGCTGGTATGATATAAATATATTTTACACATCATCAAAATTAGAACAAATCCAATTTACAGGAGAATTAATCAGATATAAAAATATAGAAGAATTACTGAGTAAATTTGAAATATTAGAAAAAGTGAAATTTGAAATCAGAAATAATACTGTAACCATCAAAGAATATAAAAAAGGCAGAGATTGCTGGTAA